The DNA region GAACCGGCGCGGGGGGGCGGAAGGGCTGCTTTTTGCCGGCCACCGGCTGTCAGATTGACAGCCCGGGCCCTTCCTTCCCGCGGATTCTGAGCTATGGTTTTCCAGACGTTACCGGCCCGGCTTCGCACCACGCACCTGCTACTTCCCATGAGCACACGACTTCTGGCCCTTGCGGCCTTGGCGCTGCTGATCCCCACCCCCTCGGCCGCCCGCTGCAACTGGCTCGATCGCGTACGCGACGACTGGCAGAGCGTGCAGGGGACTCCGCTGGAGAACCGCAGCAACCGGCTGGGGCACTTTTACGGCAACAACGTCCGCCGGGTGCAGCAGCGGAAGGTGATGGTGAACGCGGGGGTCGAGAGCGACCCGCTGCGGACGTACTTCTACGCCAACTGAACCAGCGCGCGTCGGCCGGACCAAGTCCGCCGTGCGTCGCTTGTTCCGGCCTACGGTTAGACGCTTAGGCCCGGGAGCGGGCCGGTGCTGTCGCCGATGCGGTCGACGGGGGCGCCTACCCGTTCGAGCATCGACAGGTAGAGGTTGGTCATGGGCGTTTCTTGCGGGTAGGCGATGTGCCGGCCCGGGGTGAGCAGTCCGCCGCCGCGTCCGGCGACCACCACCGGCAGGTCGTGGTGGTCGTGGCGGTTGCCGTCGCTGATGGCGCCGCCGTACACGACCGCCATGTTGTCTAGCAGGACGCCGTCGCCGTCGGGGGTTTCTTTCAGCTTCTGCACGAAGTAGGCGAACTGCTCGACCAGGTAGCGGTCGATGCGGCCGATGGCGGCGATCTTCTTGGGGTCGTTTTGGTGGTGCGAGAGCTGGTGGTGGCCGTCGCGGACATCGACCATCGGGTAGGTCTTATTGGCGCCCTCGTTGCTGGTCATGAAGGTGGCGATGCGCGTGCTGTCTGTGCGGAACGCCAGGGTCATCAGGTCGTACATCATGCGGATGTGCTGGCCGATGTCGGCGGGCTCTTCCAGCGGCTGGGCGGCCGCGGCCTCGGCGGGCAGCGAGGCGCCGAAGTCGCGTTCGATGCGGCGTTCGATGTCTCGGACGCTCTGGAAGTACTCGTCTACCTTGTTGCGGTCGGCGCCGCCGAGCCGGCCGCGGAGCTGGCGGGCGTCTTCGGCCACCATGTCCAGCACGCTCTTGCGGGAGAAGAGTCGCTGGTCGCGGGCCTCCATGTCGCCCCGCAGGCCGCCGAACAGCCGCTCGAAGGCGAGCCGGGGGTTGGTCTCCTTGGGCATCGGCTGCGAGGGGCTGCGCCACGAGATGTTGTTGGAGTAGGCGCAGGAATAGCCGCTGTCGCAGGCGCCCGCTGCGCGGCCCGCTTCGGTGCCGAGCTCGAGCGAGGGGAGCCGGGTGACGCTGCCGTAGGTTTCGGCGGCGAACTGGTCGGCGCTCTTGCCGGTTTGCATCCCCTCGCCGGAGGTCTTGCGGGGGTGGGCTCCGGTGAGGAAGGCGCCGGCGCTGCGGGCGTGGTCGCCCGGGCCGTCGCCCAGCGAGCGGGCGTTTACGTGGGCCAGCCCGCTGACGATGGTGACGTCCTGCCTGAGGTCGCCGGCCAGCGGCTCCAGCGTGGGGCCGGGCTTCCAGTCGACCCCCAGGCCCTCGGGCTTCCAGCGTTGGTAGTTGGTGCCGTTGGGGAAGAAGACCCAGGCGAGCCGCACCGGCGGGGCGGCGGCCTCGGGTCCGGCCACGGCCGCGGCGGCCGCCAGGGCGGGCCGCATGGCGTCGAGCATCGGCAGCGCGAGCGCCGCGCCGGCGCCGCGGAGGAAGGTCCGTCGTTCTAGCGAGAAGCGGTTCATCGTTCGTGCCTTAAGGAAAGCAGGCCGAGTGCGGCGCCGAGGTCGGCGGCCGGCGTTGGCGGAGGGAGCATCGCGGTGCGTTGGGGACGCACGGCGGGGGCGCTGCCCGCGGGCTTGGGCTTGGTGTGGCCGCTCATGCGGAACGGCTCGCTGACCACGATCGCGGCGACCAGCGACGAGAAGCGGTAGTTGTCCTTGGCCGCGGCGGCCACGATCTCTTCGACGTAGCACTGGTCTTCGAGCCGCAGCCCCCGGCCCAACGCGTAGGTCAGCATCCGCTCTACCGCGTTGCGGACGATCTCCTGCTCGCGGCCGCGCAGCACGGCCGCCATCTCCAGCGGCCCGGAGAAGCGCTCGCCGTCCAGCGCGCCGGCGGGGTCGATCGGGTGGCCGTGGAAGTCGTCGCGCCACCGGCCCACCGCGTCGTAATTCTCCATCGCTAGGCCGATGGGGTCCATCCGCACGTGGCAGCTTGCGCAGCTCGGGTTGCTGCGGTGGATCGCTAGTTGGTCGCGCAGCGGCAGGTCGTGCGAGCCGGCGGCCGACTCTTCGAGGCTGGGGACGCTGGGGGGCGCCGGCGGGGGGGGATCGCCCAGCAGCGCCTCAAGCACCCACTTGCCGCGCTTCACGGGGCTGGTCTCGATCGGGTTGGCGGTGAGCGCCAGGACGCTGGCGTGGGTCAACACGCCGCGGCGGTGCGGGGGGGAGGGGACACGCACCCAGCGGTCTTCGTCTACGTAGTCTCCTTCGCGTCGGCCGCCGCGCTTGCGGCGGTTGGCCGGGAAGCCGGGGCCGTCGTAGTACATCTGCTCGGGGTCGCGGCCCTCGAACTCGATGCCGTAGTGCTCCGCCAGCCGTGGGTTCACGTAGGTGTAGTCGGCGTCCAGCAGCTCTAGCAGGCTGCGGTCTTCGCGGATGATCTCTCGGCACAGCTCCTGCGTCTCGCGCAGCATCGCGGTGCGTAGGCGGCCGCTCC from Pirellulimonas nuda includes:
- a CDS encoding DUF1552 domain-containing protein, with amino-acid sequence MNRFSLERRTFLRGAGAALALPMLDAMRPALAAAAAVAGPEAAAPPVRLAWVFFPNGTNYQRWKPEGLGVDWKPGPTLEPLAGDLRQDVTIVSGLAHVNARSLGDGPGDHARSAGAFLTGAHPRKTSGEGMQTGKSADQFAAETYGSVTRLPSLELGTEAGRAAGACDSGYSCAYSNNISWRSPSQPMPKETNPRLAFERLFGGLRGDMEARDQRLFSRKSVLDMVAEDARQLRGRLGGADRNKVDEYFQSVRDIERRIERDFGASLPAEAAAAQPLEEPADIGQHIRMMYDLMTLAFRTDSTRIATFMTSNEGANKTYPMVDVRDGHHQLSHHQNDPKKIAAIGRIDRYLVEQFAYFVQKLKETPDGDGVLLDNMAVVYGGAISDGNRHDHHDLPVVVAGRGGGLLTPGRHIAYPQETPMTNLYLSMLERVGAPVDRIGDSTGPLPGLSV